The genomic window AGTCATCACAATACCGCCTAAGACCTGCCTGAGCATCTGTTTTTACGGTGTTTTCCAAAGCATACAGCCTCCCATTTTACAGTTAGTGGCACTAAATACCCAATATACATTTAATTATACACTTTTTTAAGAGATTTGTCAATATCTTAAATACATACCAACTGCATTCACGCATTTGCACAACACAGAACCAAAATGTACCCTGTTTTCCTCCTTTAGTCACAATCAACAAACAAGACTGCCGAATTTTGTGAGAATAAGCAATTGATTATTTGCGCTAAACAATTTATAATGAAAGCAGTAAAAAAATGGCTGTATTGTCGAAATTCAATCTTGCTAAAGGAGGGTGCGCAATGCCGGAAAAAGCATCAATAATCAAGGCAATATCTCTGATAGCCGCTGCTGGTTTATTTGCAGCGTGTCTTGTTATGTTCTATGTCAAAAACGAACATGAAAGTATCGAAGGCGAGCCGGCCGAGTCTGTACCTGCCGCAATCACATCTTTCAGCAACGAGCACTCATCACATGAGCAAGATAATTCACCTATAGATATAAACAAAGCGACACTTAGCGACCTTATGAACATTGACAGTATAGGAGATGTCACTTCACAGCGTATACTAAACTACCGGACAGAGCACGGCATTATCCATGACATAGCAGAGCTGACCGAGATAGACGGGATCGGTGAAGAAACAGTTTCACTGCTGATGAAGTATTTCTACGTAGATGAAAAAGACTATATAGAGTTCACCACCACAACATTCTCAACTACTCATAAAAGGACGACTACCCACCGCACGTCCACATCCCGCAGAGAAACGACCTCGACCACACGAAAGACTACAACCGCTGCATCTACCACAAAAGCAGCCGTCTTCCCTATTGACATCAACAAGATAACCTGTGACGAGCTTATGCAGATAGACGGCGTGGGTGATGTGCTCGCAGATAAGATAATATCCTTCCGGACAGCAAAGGGCAAGATAACCGACATGGAGCAGCTGCTTGAAATATACGGCATAGGCGAAGGCACGCTTGATAAGCTGTGTGCATATCTCTATGTAGATACGGCAGACTATTCCAAAGCATCGACCACCACCACAACAGTTACAACTTCTAAAGCGACCGAAACAACAGCAAAGACTACGCAGACAGCCACAATTTCAATATCGACCACTGCTCCTGAAAAGCAAAAGCGGCGTGTCAACATAAACGAAGCAGATGCCGCCGAGATAGCCGATGCCTTGCTTATAGACAATGAAGCAGCTGATATGATAGTCTGGCTGCGGGTAAAGATACACGGCTACAGCAATATTCTCGAAGTGCTCTATCTTGAAGAATTTGATGGAAGGTATGATGTTGATTTTTATAATGGGATAAAAGACTATATCTATGTATGATATGTCATTCCTGTAGCTTTATCATATGGGTATTACGGCCGCCTCTGAATATCAGGGGTGGCTTTGTTATTTGCTTTATTGTAAAATCATGCTCCTCATATAGGTATAAAATGTAAATCACAGGAGAGAATAATTGTAAAATTTCTGTCCCGGTACTTGTAACGGAGGTAAATATGTTGTATAATAAAATATATACACGCTTTTGCTCGGTAGATATACCCATGCTAATGTGTTCGTTCGCATTATGCAGCGTGTCGCTGTATTCACTGTATACGCTCAGCATGAACAACAGCATGAACAGGCTGACAGGCGGCGTATCAAGGCAGACTGCACTCACCCAGGCTGTAAGCATACTTATTGGCATAATAGTGTTTGTCACAATTATCCTTGCAGGCAAGAAGACAGCAAAGCGACTCTCCCCTGCTGTGTTTATCATTTGCATTGTACTATGTGCATTAACACTCACTCCGCTCGGAGTGACAGTAGATGATGACAGAGCATGGCTCTCGTTTGCCGGAATATCTTTTCAGCCCTCTGAGCTGTTGAAGATAGGATATATAATGTGTGCATCATTTATTCTCTCATCAGTCGGGAATAAACGAATAAGGTACACACTGTTCTGTCTATGCTCGACAGCTTCAGCAGTAATAATATTCCTTCAAAGGGATATAGGCACTCTGATGATATTCGTTCTTATAGCTGTGTGTATGCATTTCTGCTCAGGCTCAAGCAAAAAACTGTGGGCACTTGGTATACTGCTGTCTCCTGCATTTTTATATATTGTATGGAGAATCATTCTCAACAGCGACCAGCGTGCAAGGATACTTTCAGCAATAGACCCGTCGCTTGACCCATATGGCATAGGCTATCAGCAGATAAGCGCATCAAATGCCATTGCAGAGGGCGGCTTTACAGGCAGGCTGTTCGGACCAAAAGGCAGCTTTGTATATGTATCATCAGCACACAATGATTTCATACTGTCGTTTATAGCTCAGCTTTTCGGAAGCATAGGCATATTTGCAGTGTGCATGATGCTTTGCTTTGTAATTGTAAGATCAGCGCCCAAGTCCGGCATCGGCAGTTATGTGTATTATCTCAGATCAGGAGTGTTCATGATGCTTGCATCGCAGGCAATAATAAACACAGCAATGAACCTGTCACTTTTCCCGGTAGTGGGGATAACACTGCCATTCGTTTCAGCAGGAGGAAGCTCTGTAGTGTCGGCATTTTCCGCACTTGCGCTTATATCCTTGCCTGAAAACAATGAAGCATCACCCGAAGGGGTAATATAATAAAACAATAGAGGAGGAGTAATCATGGCAAAATATACGCTTAGACAAATATATCTTTCAGATGCAGATGCACAGAGAGAAAGATTTTCAAAGGCCATTGAAAAATATGAAAGGATCTTCGGTGAAAAGCCTGAGCGTTTCTTTTCTGCATCAGGCAGAAGCGAGGTAGGCGGCAACCATACAGACCATAACTGCGGAAGGGTGCTTGCTTGTGCAGTCTCACTTGATGTTATCGCCTGCGTTACTCCAAGAAACGATAACATCGTAAGAGTGAAATCAGAAGGTTTCCCGGAGGACGAGGTCGATCTGTCTTCCCTCGAACCCTCACAGAATGAGCTTGGTATATCTTCCTCGCTTATAAGAGGCGTTGCTGCAGCACTCACAAGAATGGGCTACAAAGCAGGCGGCTTTAACGGATATACCACATCAAGCGTGCTCAAAGGCTCCGGCATATCTTCATCAGCAGCTTTTGAAGTGCTGATAGGCAATATATTCAATTCACTCTACAACAACGGCGAGATAGACGCTGTTAAGATAGCTATGGCATCTCAGACGGCTGAAAACGAGTTCTTTGGTAAGCCCTCCGGCCTTATGGATCAGATGGCTTCATCAGTCGGCGGTTTTATCACTATCGATTTCAAGGATCTTAAAAATCCTGAGATCAAGGCTATCAGCTTTGATTTTGCAAAAGCCGGCTACAGCTTATGTATAGTT from Ruminococcus sp. NK3A76 includes these protein-coding regions:
- a CDS encoding helix-hairpin-helix domain-containing protein → MPEKASIIKAISLIAAAGLFAACLVMFYVKNEHESIEGEPAESVPAAITSFSNEHSSHEQDNSPIDINKATLSDLMNIDSIGDVTSQRILNYRTEHGIIHDIAELTEIDGIGEETVSLLMKYFYVDEKDYIEFTTTTFSTTHKRTTTHRTSTSRRETTSTTRKTTTAASTTKAAVFPIDINKITCDELMQIDGVGDVLADKIISFRTAKGKITDMEQLLEIYGIGEGTLDKLCAYLYVDTADYSKASTTTTTVTTSKATETTAKTTQTATISISTTAPEKQKRRVNINEADAAEIADALLIDNEAADMIVWLRVKIHGYSNILEVLYLEEFDGRYDVDFYNGIKDYIYV
- a CDS encoding FtsW/RodA/SpoVE family cell cycle protein produces the protein MLYNKIYTRFCSVDIPMLMCSFALCSVSLYSLYTLSMNNSMNRLTGGVSRQTALTQAVSILIGIIVFVTIILAGKKTAKRLSPAVFIICIVLCALTLTPLGVTVDDDRAWLSFAGISFQPSELLKIGYIMCASFILSSVGNKRIRYTLFCLCSTASAVIIFLQRDIGTLMIFVLIAVCMHFCSGSSKKLWALGILLSPAFLYIVWRIILNSDQRARILSAIDPSLDPYGIGYQQISASNAIAEGGFTGRLFGPKGSFVYVSSAHNDFILSFIAQLFGSIGIFAVCMMLCFVIVRSAPKSGIGSYVYYLRSGVFMMLASQAIINTAMNLSLFPVVGITLPFVSAGGSSVVSAFSALALISLPENNEASPEGVI
- a CDS encoding galactokinase family protein; the encoded protein is MAKYTLRQIYLSDADAQRERFSKAIEKYERIFGEKPERFFSASGRSEVGGNHTDHNCGRVLACAVSLDVIACVTPRNDNIVRVKSEGFPEDEVDLSSLEPSQNELGISSSLIRGVAAALTRMGYKAGGFNGYTTSSVLKGSGISSSAAFEVLIGNIFNSLYNNGEIDAVKIAMASQTAENEFFGKPSGLMDQMASSVGGFITIDFKDLKNPEIKAISFDFAKAGYSLCIVDTKGSHADLTSEYAAIPAEMKSVAEFFAKDCLRELDKSTILKNYEALRRRCGDRAVLRALHFFDDNDRVVKQAQALENGDFETFLKLVNESGYSSYCYLQNIYASSDPRNQGMSLGLYTAKNVLGDRGACRVHGGGFAGTIQAFVPNDLLDEFISAQENLFGKGACFVLSIRPVGGTEVDLT